From the Gossypium hirsutum isolate 1008001.06 chromosome A02, Gossypium_hirsutum_v2.1, whole genome shotgun sequence genome, the window CATAATTAGCGACCTAGCGAaaattttacgtcgctacaccGACGATCAGATCAAATGTGAGGTATTACACAAAACCATCATTTGGAGACTGAAGATGAACTTGAACATTCGCTTCATCTCCTAAAACAAGGTGATTTGAATTCTCAAACTCATCACCAACAACAATGGGGTTTCTATAAAGAGGACAAGTGGAGTGTGATTGAAACCATATATGAATACAAACAACGTGGAAACCATGGTTATATTTTGGAAGCAGCCTAGCTTTCTTTCCTTCTACAAGCTCAGACAAACAAATCTCACATTCAAGCCTTTCTTTGAACTCGTCTTGACAGAAAATTAACACTGGAGAGTGAAGCGAGACTTGTTGATTCGAGACCTTTGGTTGCATGTTGAGGGTGAGCAGTGTCTTGCCCTAGAGCAAACACGAAACATGTCAACCTTCCCAATTCCTTCCTCTTCATTGCTGCGTTAGAAACTCACACAAGAGACCCAATTAATGCAAATGTCTCAAAATATTTTGAGTTAcctcatttttaaattaaattaaaaatgtcatgttaaaatttcatttaatattttaatgcgagtgattaaaataaactaattatataacgtaaatatttaaattatatatatttttattttaaatacttcaataattttttatatttttattttaaatacttcaataattttttttatttataattgaatgattatctgtataatttatttaatggGGTAAAACGGAATGATTGAGGACATCCACTCTTAATCCCTAGTATAGAGAAATAAAAAGTATGGCAAATGGGTGTTTGGTTCACATCCACCTCCAAACCCAATCGGCTATCGACGATACCACCTTAGTAAAATTGTGAACACCCATCCTTTCAACTTTCCATTTGTATAGCCGAATCCATCCCACCCAAGGCCGACAAGAACCCTCTCCATCTCACTTCCACCTTGAAGGGAACCTTCAGTAGAGGTGATTAGTTTAGCTGGATAGAACTattcattataatttaatctcgtcctcaatttttttcatttttgtttcttggTCCTCGGTTTTCCACAAACAAATTAACTCTTGAGTTAGATATAtgcaatttacaaaaaaaaacttcaaacttTATGTGATGGCTTGATAATCAAAAGTGTTAATTGCCTAAAATGTAACTTAGGTTTGAGTCATAGTAGTGGCGTTTGTTTGTTCAGACTTTATCAataaatatctaaataataattaaaacaaatgaagtTGCCTtgaaatatttctaaaattttaatttgtattattcctacttgattttatttattatttatacattaaataaaagaaaaacccagACTAAGCAAACTATGTACGTAGTGAACAGGGAAACGTTTTCACCAATCAAAATCGTGCGCAAATCTTAGTACGCGACGCGAGTAGGGGTAAATAACGCACCGTCCACCAACCGAAAGAATCACCAGCCAACTTTAATGGTGAAGACGAGATTTTGAAAAGTCTAAAATTTCTTGCACAGCAGAAACTCTGTCGAAAATCACCGAcaattttaaaagtattaaaaagatTTTCTTATTGGCATctttacctatatatatatagacaaagAGGGTATGATTTTGTTGCAAGTGACAATATGATCTGACttgtttgaattaaattttaatttctccaattaatttaatattagtcGTGTTGGTTATTCGGGTTTTATCatgttattataatttattaaaaaaagttaaagttaaaaattaaatattattttcaaaactTTATATTATCATTAGACCAATACTTCATTACTAGttgatataaatttttttttaataatctcattataaattctgattatatctgctctttttgacacaatgtctagCACTACCCATAACTTCTTCTCACctcataaataagagaacaatacATTTCAGCTCACTCGAACTTATGTCCCCTACGTTGATAACAATACCTTTATTTATCCATATTGTATCCttataaagaaaaagaaacatgAAGCTGTATATAatcttttaacattattattgttATCCGAACTTCATCTCACACGTTATCTTTTATATAAAACCAAAAAGAGTTTACAATTAATTAATAGCCTAATTATTAAATATGGTTGTGTCTGGCTTTTCAAGTGACATCAACCATTATAGCAAAGGAGTGTGTTGATAggagtagaagaagaagaaaaccttCTGTTTTAGATGTTCTGATTTGACAAATTGTTTTGGTCACGATTTGTCAATAATTAGCATGGTACGAGAAGCAAAGTACACCAGACAatacagcacgtttggttcgctgtattagaatagaggcgtaatggaataaatgtgtaatggaatagaggcgtaatagcaaatcaattgtttggttgaatctaatggaatagaggcgtaataatattattgtgtttggttgaatggaatagaggtgtaatagcataatggaaaaaaactaaaataactagaatacccttaacataaatttgtttaggtgaatgattattgttattgttattaaattttaataagattattaatataaataataaataatttaatcatattttaacataattattattaaatataatttaataaaaatatataatttagtaaaattcttaatattaaatattcttatatgaattttctaaaatca encodes:
- the LOC121216314 gene encoding RING-H2 finger protein ATL3-like, giving the protein MQPKVSNQQVSLHSPVLIFCQDEFKERLECEICLSELVEGKKARLLPKYNHGFHVVCIHIWFQSHSTCPLYRNPIVVGDEFENSNHLVLGDEANVQVHLQSPNDGFVYCGGGAELVAPGDGAGGWCQRANGQVAESARVFF